The segment GGTCCGGCTCGCTGCGGACGTCGATAAAGCCGTTGTTCTGCCGGACGATCCCAAACACGGTTGCAAGGCCGAGTCCGGCGCCTTCGCCCACCCGCTTGGTGCTGAAGAACGGCTCGAAAACCTGTGCCTGCGTTTCCTTATCCATGCCGCAGCCGTCGTCGCTGACGGCGAGCATTATATACAGACCCGGTACGCACCCATCGCGCGTCGCGCAATCGGTTTCGTCCAGCTCCGCCACGCCTGTTTCGATGATGACTTTCCCTCCGCCCGAGATCGCGTCGCGGGCGTTTACCACCAGGTTGGTGATAATCTGGTCTACCTGAGACGGGTCCATCTTCACCGGCGGTAAATCGACGCCGGGCTTCCAAATCAGTTCAATTTCGCGGCCTGCCAGTCCGCCAAGCATTTTCTGCATGCTCCCGATGGTTTCGTTCAGGTTCAGCACCGCCGGCGTGATGGTCTGCCGGCGTGCGAAGGCGAGGAGTTGCCTTATCAGACCGCCCGAGCGTTCCCCGGCCCGCAGTATTTCATGAAGGCATTCCGCCGGCAGGCCGCTCGGCTCAACATCTTTCAAGGCAAGTTGCGCATTCCCTGTGATGACATGCAAAATGTTGTTGAAATCGTGAGCCAGACCCCCCGCCAGACGGCCCACCGCCTCAATTTTTTGAGCCTGACGCAGTTGTTTCTCCATTTCCGAGTGTTCTTTTTCCGCGCGATCGCGATCGGCGATCAACATGCAGATCGCCAGCTGGTCGGCAAGCTGACAGGAAAAAGATATCTCATCCGGCTCCCAGTGATGCGACACATCGACGTGCTCCAGGCACAGAACACCCAATATACGGCCGCTTATACGGATAACCGAATCCAGAAGCGAGGTAATTCGTAACGGCTTAAAATATGTTTCCACATAACCGGCCGTTCTCGGATCGGTCAATGCTTCATGAGCGTCCACGTATCGTGCGGACCGGAGGGCTTCAAACTCGTTCTGATATTCCTCCCTGTGCAAGACCGCGCCCGACGAGTGTCGATCAGCGGACAGCTCGTATAAATCCAGGCAGTGCAGCTCCTCAGCTTCCTGCCTGAACCGCCACACGCTTGCCCTTTCGACGCCGGCGATATGGGCCGCAACCTCGGTGAGGTGGCCGGCGAACAGGGAAATATTCCCCGAGACAAGCGCCGGCGAAACGGACAACTCGGCCAGCGCGTCAAGCTGGCGCCGGCTTCGTTTCAGCGCGACCTGCAATGCCAGTTCGTCCCGTTTGCGCCCGGTGATGTCTTTTATAAACCCCAATAAATGGGAATTGGAGAGTTTTGCCGCGCTGAAAAACAACCATCGAAGTGTGCCGTTTTTATGGGCGAACATGAACTCGCCCCTGGCCGTGCCGGATTTAACCGCGGCATGCAGCAGATCCATAACCGGCGTTTTGAATTCCCGGGTGACCAAATCGGGTATTGACAGGCGCAACAGCTCATTTTCCTCATAACCGGTTATGGCGCAGGCGGCCGTGTTCACTTCGACAAATGATCCCTCCCTGTCCGCAAGGATCACCCCGTCCGGAGCGTTATCGATATAGCCGCGGTATTTTGATTCACTCAGTTCAAGTTCGTGCTGGGAAATCATCAAATCTTCGTTTGCCGATTCGAATTCTTCGATCATCCCCGACAGCTCTTCGTTTGCCGCTTTAAGCATATCCTCATTCCGTTGGCGGTCGGTAATATCGCGAACGATGGCAAGGGCCGTCTCATTGCCGCACGGCACCAGCCGGCTTTCATAAAAGCGGGGCTCTCCATGTACCGGCGCCTCGTACTCAAATATCTGCGGCATACCCGTATCAAAAACGTCCTTTAGTTTCGACTTCGTCAATTCCGCGAGGTAAGCGGGCAGGACATCACCGACGTTGCGGCCAATAAAGCGTTCCGGTTCGACAATGAGGTCCCTGGCGTCAGGTGCGTTATAATCCACCAACAGTCCATCTCGATTAAACAAAAACATCGGGTCGGGAATGGCGTCAAGAAGCGCCCTGTTTCTGTTCGCGATCTTCAAGATATTCTCGTTCGCCCCGAACAGCTCCAATGCCATCTCGATCGAGGACCGCAGTACAAAATCACCGGAGTTTTTGATTATGTAGCCGTAACGTGTTATTCCGCGCACCTTCTCCACCATATCCCGCTCTGCGTGCGAAGAGATGAACACGATGGGAAGTCCCCTCGTTTTGAGGATCCGTACCGCCGCCTCGGGGCCGTCGATTTCCCCGCCAAGGTCTATATCCATGAGAACAAGATCGATAGAGGCATCGCCGTTCGCCGCCAAGACAGCCTCTTTTCCGCTGAACGAAACCATTACGTCATAGCCGAATTGTCTGATGGTCTCCGCCTGGGCCAGCGCAATAATGGGTTCATCTTCGACGAGGAGGATTGTTTTTTTTACATCGTTGGACTTCGTACTCATACCATCTGCCCCTGTCCCCTCAGGTTTTATGTGCACCAATCGACGTATAGTATGAATGAACTGTCCAGGGTTTTTCACCGGCCATTACCGGAATATAATCCAGGCCGGCAAATCGCCCAATCATTCCAAATATGAGTTAACACATTACCGGAGAATAAAGCCGGTTTACCCCTCCAGGGACGGAGAAAGACCCTATATCCATGCGGTCCGCGATAAGTATATTTACGATTCTCGACAGGTGTCAAATAATTATTTTTGCATCGTATACTGCTTGACACCCTCTTCTTTCTCTGCTGCTTTCTCCGGGTGTCAAAGGTTGGCGCGCATCTACGGAACAATATCATGCAAATTAAATCAAAGCTCCCCGCGGTGGGCGTCACCATCTTTACGCAGATGACGCGCCTGGCGAACGAGCGCGGCGCCATAAACCTCTCGCAGGGCTTTCCCGATTTCGACGTGGATCCGGCGCTCATCGCGCTCGTCGAGAAGCACATGCGCCGGGGCGCTAACCAGTACGCCCCCATGCAGGGCGTTCCCCTCCTCCGTGAGCGGATATCCGATAAGACCTTCGACCTGTACGGCCGCCGCTACGACCCCGCGACCGAGATAACGGTGACATCCGGCGCGACTGAAGCGCTCTTCGCCGCCATCACGGCCATGGTGGGCCCCGGCGACGAGGCGATCGTGCTCGAGCCCGCGTACGACTCGTACGTGC is part of the Spirochaetota bacterium genome and harbors:
- a CDS encoding response regulator, which encodes MSTKSNDVKKTILLVEDEPIIALAQAETIRQFGYDVMVSFSGKEAVLAANGDASIDLVLMDIDLGGEIDGPEAAVRILKTRGLPIVFISSHAERDMVEKVRGITRYGYIIKNSGDFVLRSSIEMALELFGANENILKIANRNRALLDAIPDPMFLFNRDGLLVDYNAPDARDLIVEPERFIGRNVGDVLPAYLAELTKSKLKDVFDTGMPQIFEYEAPVHGEPRFYESRLVPCGNETALAIVRDITDRQRNEDMLKAANEELSGMIEEFESANEDLMISQHELELSESKYRGYIDNAPDGVILADREGSFVEVNTAACAITGYEENELLRLSIPDLVTREFKTPVMDLLHAAVKSGTARGEFMFAHKNGTLRWLFFSAAKLSNSHLLGFIKDITGRKRDELALQVALKRSRRQLDALAELSVSPALVSGNISLFAGHLTEVAAHIAGVERASVWRFRQEAEELHCLDLYELSADRHSSGAVLHREEYQNEFEALRSARYVDAHEALTDPRTAGYVETYFKPLRITSLLDSVIRISGRILGVLCLEHVDVSHHWEPDEISFSCQLADQLAICMLIADRDRAEKEHSEMEKQLRQAQKIEAVGRLAGGLAHDFNNILHVITGNAQLALKDVEPSGLPAECLHEILRAGERSGGLIRQLLAFARRQTITPAVLNLNETIGSMQKMLGGLAGREIELIWKPGVDLPPVKMDPSQVDQIITNLVVNARDAISGGGKVIIETGVAELDETDCATRDGCVPGLYIMLAVSDDGCGMDKETQAQVFEPFFSTKRVGEGAGLGLATVFGIVRQNNGFIDVRSEPDHGATFTLYLPACKAPEPVGEGEGGYTEPSKVTETILLVDDEESVLNLIKHMAKHLDYTVLAAGGPIEAIKIADEHPKAIHLLLTDVLLPELNGLELWHTLKIRRPELKCLFISGYACNSIAGQGILTEDIPFLQKPFSMDTLAMKIREALEK